One genomic window of Quercus lobata isolate SW786 chromosome 9, ValleyOak3.0 Primary Assembly, whole genome shotgun sequence includes the following:
- the LOC115960473 gene encoding uncharacterized protein LOC115960473, protein MIQLLFLVLFAEGVLAFLLLVKIGPLRELVIKSLDQLKTGKGPATVKTIAGTMSVILLSSLMSIVKIQNKGAKLGTMSPMDQVLWRTHLLEASLMGFTLFLGFIIDRMHHYLQKLIGLRSSVGASKEEVERLQKEKTELKEKEEKASKEIKRLQEEIASLSENLKKVKLESEEKDKRVESAESHVAALQKQAADLLLEYDRLLEDNQNLQTQAMGYR, encoded by the exons ATGATTCAGTTGTTGTTCTTGGTTTTGTTTGCTGAGGGTGTTTTGGCATTTCTTCTATTAGTCAAGATTGGGCCTTTGAGAGAGCTTGTGATAAAGAGTTTGGATCAGCTGAAGACTGGGAAGGGTCCTGCCACTGTGAAAACTATAGCTGGTACCATGTCTGTGATTCTACTATCAAGCCTTATGAGCATTGTTAAGATCCAGAACAAGGGTGCAAAGCTTGGAACCATGTCACCCATGGATCAGGTTTTATGGAGGACCCATTTGCTTGAGGCTTCACTCATGG GTTTTACCCTATTTCTTGGATTCATAATTGACCGTATGCATCACTATCTCCAAAAGCTTATTGGATTGAGGAGTagtgtgggagcttcaaaagaGGAAGTTGAAAGGCTTCAGAAGGAAAAGACGGaactcaaagaaaaagaagagaaagcttCCAAGGAGATAAAGCGGCTGCAAGAAGAAATAGCTTCTCTATCAGAGAATTTGAAGAAGGTGAAGCTAGAATCTGAAGAGAAAGATAAGAGAGTTGAATCTGCTGAAAGCCATGTTGCTGCCCTTCAAAAACAAGCCGCAGACCTACTTCTTGAATACGACCGTCTATTAGAAGACAACCAAAATCTTCAGACTCAGGCTATGGGATATAGATAG
- the LOC115959651 gene encoding TMV resistance protein N-like isoform X1: protein MALLPSSSSSSSSSSKGGKYDVFLSFRGEDTRKRFTDHLYTALKQKGISTFKDDEKLKQGTSIAPELLKAIEESRFAVIILSRDYASSKWCLIELTKIIECMEKTGLVVLPVFHYVDPSDVRNHRGTFAEAFDRHEESFKDNMGNVETWKAALTKVANLSGWDLKDKYESEVIQEIIGRICTELDHKFSGVYEALVGMDSRVEEMLGSYLGEGLGDVRFVGICGMGGMGKTTLAREIYKRISRKFEASSFIANVREKTKNQGLVFLQKQLLSKILMEREINIWDVYEGIDVIRCRLRNKKVFIVLDDVDEEKQFEALAGKHDWFGAGSRIIVTSRDHHLLIRWGVNDIYIAKELSYNDALKLFSLKAFHKPHPEENYVDLSKDFVNYAQGLPLALKVLGSSLFAKRTNEWKSALDKLKEEPDRDILDILQISFNGLTDSQKGLFLDIACFFKGEKKDCISDILESFGYYPDYNIGVLKDKSLITIGNYGILWMHDLLQDMGQKIVRRKSKEPGEHSRLWIYEDVIHVLKNNTGTEAIEGIMLGDPIQKMEHLHAEAFSKMKNLRFLKIGNEKFPQDFINGTMQLPKSLNYLSGKLRIMEWHGYPFKSMPTRFEPNKLVELRMRCSRIKHLWKGIMNLDELRLIDLSDSQNLIEMPNLSRATKLKQLILQRCIRLSKIHASIGNLKCLIRLDLNGCKCLESLPENLGNMEGLEELYLSEIAITELPSSIVLLGNLKVLSLRGCKGLSSTSSSSNKLISFPLMKKRRVDSTGMLERSLSNLWSLTKLNLSYCNLQAIPDGLGCLSSLTELDLRGNNFVCLPESTARLSNMKVLFLNGCTHLRFLPKLPFDVRLIYAEGCTSLKILPLRPEEGPRPFLFLLNCGKFFSNEDNGDVLLKSPRHHTQFKEDEDIYRIIIPRREIPKWFRHQSVGTSVNLQVPSLDKLWSLTELNLSYCNLQAIPDGLGCLSSLTDLDLRGNYFVYLPESTTQLSNMKTLLLCGCTHLRSLPELPLNIEAIDADGCTSLEILPLKPKDGPCLILCLLNCVKLINDEDYGDMLLTKLRHHIQFKEDEPNYDIMIPGREISKWFSHQSVGTSVSLQVPSDKLKGVVVCALFVLRQHHPLHELPSDNGYIFTHGLRWYLKANGYESPSIPSFQFSEQFGKIESYHLYLHYYPYKSFSQKLKENWSQVDANGLGQIEIGFETDGPGLEVTKCGARWVYEQDIEDLNQTMRGCSSGSSCSITPYEDDLEGSAKGTKTE, encoded by the exons atGGCTCTTCttccatcatcttcttcttcttcttcttcttcttccaaagGAGGGAAATACGATGTATTTCTTAGTTTCAGAGGCGAGGACACCCGCAAAAGATTTACAGATCATCTATATACAGCTTTGAAACAAAAAGGCATATCCACTTTCAAGGACGATGAAAAACTTAAGCAAGGAACATCAATTGCCCCAGAACTCTtgaaagcaatagaagaatcAAGGTTTGCtgttattattttatcaagAGACTACGCTTCTTCAAAGTGGTGCTTGATTGAACTAACAAAGATCATTGAGTGCATGGAAAAGACTGGATTGGTAGTTCTACCTGTCTTTCACTATGTAGATCCTAGTGATGTGCGGAATCATAGGGGGACTTTTGCTGAAGCCTTTGATAGACATGAAGAGAGTTTCAAGGATAACATGGGAAATGTAGAGACGTGGAAAGCTGCTCTAACAAAAGTTGCCAATCTTTCTGGATGGGATTTAAAGGATAA GTATGAGTCAGAAGTTATCCAAGAAATCATTGGAAGGATATGCACTGAGTTAGATCATAAATTCTCAGGTGTTTATGAGGCCCTTGTTGGAATGGACTCACGTGTGGAGGAAATGTTGGGTTCATACTTAGGTGAAGGGTTGGGTGATGTTCGCTTTGTTGGGATATGCGGAATGGGTGGAATGGGCAAAACAACTCTTGCACgagaaatttataaaagaatttcAAGAAAGTTTGAAGCTAGTAGCTTTATTGCAAATGTtagagaaaaaactaaaaatcaaggcctagtttttttacaaaaacaactTCTTTCTAAGATCCTCATGGAAAGGGAAATAAATATATGGGATGTTTATGAGGGAATCGATGTTATAAGGTGTAGATTACGTAATAAAAAGGTTTTtattgttcttgatgatgtggatgaagaaaaacaatttgaagCATTAGCAGGGAAACATGATTGGTTTGGTGCGGGGAGTAGAATCATTGTAACAAGCAGAGATCACCATTTATTGATAAGATGGGGTgtgaatgatatatatatagccaaggAGTTGAGTTACAATGATGCTTTGAAGCTTTTTAGTTTGAAAGCTTTTCATAAACCTCATCCTGAAGAGAATTATGTAGATTTGTCTAAGGACTTTGTGAACTATGCTCAAGGCCTTCCTTTAGCTCTTAAAGTTTTAGGTTCTTCGTTGTTTGCTAAAAGAACGAATGAATGGAAAAGTGCCCtagataaactaaaagaagaacctgATAGAGACATCTTGGATATACTTCAAATAAGTTTTAATGGGCTTACAGATTCGCAAAAAGGATTGTTTCtagatattgcatgttttttcaaaggagaaaaaaaggaTTGCATAAGTGATATACTGGAAAGTTTTGGTTATTATCCAGACTACAATATTGGTGTTCTTAAGGACAAATCTCTCATAACCATTGGTAACTACGGAATTTTGTGGATGCATGATTTGCTGCAAGATATGGGTCAAAAAATCGTTCGTCGCAAATCCAAAGAGCCTGGTGAACATAGTAGGTTGTGGATTTATGAGGATGTCATTCATGTATTGAAAAATAATACT ggAACCGAGGCAATTGAAGGCATAATGCTAGGAGATCCTATTCAAAAAATGGAACACTTGCATGCTGAAGCCTTCTCAAAGatgaaaaatttgagatttctcAAAATTGGTAATGAGAAATTTCCACAAGACTTCATAAATGGTACTATGCAACTTCCAAAAAGTCTTAATTATCTTTCTGGCAAGTTACGCATTATGGAATGGCATGGATATCCTTTTAAATCCATGCCAACTAGGTTTGAACCAAACAAACTTGTTGAACTTAGAATGCGCTGCAGCCGCATCAAACACCTATGGAAAGGAATTATG AATTTAGATGAGTTAAGACTCATTGACCTAAGTGACTCCCAAAACTTGATTGAGATGCCGAACCTTAGTAGAGCCACAAAGCTTAAGCAGTTGATTCTTCAACGTTGTATAAGACTATCTAAGATTCATGCATCTATTGGAAATCTCAAATGTCTTATTCGATTGGATCTGAATGGTTGCAAGTGCCTTGAGAGCCTTCCAGAGAATTTGGGGAATATGGAAGGTCTTGAGGAGCTATATTTGAGTGAAATCGCTATAACAGAATTACCTTCTTCGATTGTTCTCTTGGGAAATCTCAAAGTACTATCTCTTCGTGGATGTAAAGGCTTATCAtctacatcatcatcatcaaataaaCTCATCAGTTTTCCTTTaatgaagaaaagaagagtAGACTCCACGGGCATGTTAGAGCGTTCTCTTTCTAATTTATGGTCTTTGACCAAATTGAATCTAAGTTATTGCAATCTTCAGGCAATCCCTGATGGTCTTGGTTGTTTGTCCTCTTTAACAGAATTAGATCTTAGgggaaataattttgtttgccTTCCTGAGAGTACCGCTCGACTATCTAATATGAAGGTTCTTTTTCTGAATGGTTGCACACATCTTCGATTTTTGCCAAAGCTTCCATTTGATGTTAGGCTTATTTATGCAGAGGGTTGTACCTCACTGAAAATATTACCATTAAGACCTGAAGAAGGTCCTCGTCCGTTCCTCTTTCTTCTCAATTGTGgtaaattttttagcaatgaAGACAACGGTGACGTGTTATTAAAATCGCCAAGACATCACACTCAATTtaag GAAGATGAAGACATTTATCGTATTATAATTCCTAGAAGAGAAATTCCGAAATGGTTTAGGCATCAAAGTGTGGGGACTTCAGTGAATTTGCAAGTGCCTTCTTTAGATAAATTATGGTCTTTGACCGAATTGAATCTAAGTTATTGCAATCTTCAAGCAATCCCTGATGGTCTTGGTTGTTTGTCCTCTTTAACAGATTTAGatcttaggggaaattattttgtttacctTCCTGAGAGTACCACTCAACTATCTAATATGAAGACTCTTCTTCTGTGTGGTTGCACACATCTTCGATCTTTGCCAGAGCTTCCATTAAATATTGAGGCTATTGATGCAGATGGTTGTACCTCATTGGAAATATTACCATTAAAACCTAAAGATGGTCCTTGTCTGATACTCTGTCTTCTCAATTGTGTTAAATTGATTAACGATGAAGACTACGGTGACATGTTATTAACAAAGCTAAGACATCACATTCAATTtaag GAAGATGAACCCAATTATGATATTATGATTCCTGGAAGAGAAATTTCGAAATGGTTTAGCCATCAAAGTGTGGGGACTTCAGTGAGTTTGCAAGTGCCTTCAGATAAATTGAAAGGAGTTGTTGTGTGTGCACTTTTTGTACTCCGCCAACATCATCCACTTCACGAACTTCCTTCAGATAATGGTTATATATTTACGCATGGGCTTCGGTGGTACTTGAAAGCCAACGGATATGAAAGCCCCTCGATACCTAGCTTTCAATTTTCAGAACAATTTGGTAAGATTGAATCGTATCATCTTTACCTGCATTACTATCCCTATAAATCATTCAGTcagaaattgaaagaaaattggAGTCAAGTAGATGCTAATGGATTGGGTCAAATTGAGATTGGATTTGAAACCGATGGTCCAGGATTAGAGGTTACAAAATGCGGGGCCCGTTGGGTATACGAGCAAGACATTGAAGATCTGAACCAAACCATGCGTGGGTGCAGCAGCGGCAGCAGCTGTAGCATCACTCCTTATGAGGATGATTTGGAAGGTTCAGCAAAAGGTACCAAAACTGAGTGA
- the LOC115959651 gene encoding TMV resistance protein N-like isoform X2, whose translation MALLPSSSSSSSSSSKGGKYDVFLSFRGEDTRKRFTDHLYTALKQKGISTFKDDEKLKQGTSIAPELLKAIEESRFAVIILSRDYASSKWCLIELTKIIECMEKTGLVVLPVFHYVDPSDVRNHRGTFAEAFDRHEESFKDNMGNVETWKAALTKVANLSGWDLKDKYESEVIQEIIGRICTELDHKFSGVYEALVGMDSRVEEMLGSYLGEGLGDVRFVGICGMGGMGKTTLAREIYKRISRKFEASSFIANVREKTKNQGLVFLQKQLLSKILMEREINIWDVYEGIDVIRCRLRNKKVFIVLDDVDEEKQFEALAGKHDWFGAGSRIIVTSRDHHLLIRWGVNDIYIAKELSYNDALKLFSLKAFHKPHPEENYVDLSKDFVNYAQGLPLALKVLGSSLFAKRTNEWKSALDKLKEEPDRDILDILQISFNGLTDSQKGLFLDIACFFKGEKKDCISDILESFGYYPDYNIGVLKDKSLITIGNYGILWMHDLLQDMGQKIVRRKSKEPGEHSRLWIYEDVIHVLKNNTGTEAIEGIMLGDPIQKMEHLHAEAFSKMKNLRFLKIGNEKFPQDFINGTMQLPKSLNYLSGKLRIMEWHGYPFKSMPTRFEPNKLVELRMRCSRIKHLWKGIMNLDELRLIDLSDSQNLIEMPNLSRATKLKQLILQRCIRLSKIHASIGNLKCLIRLDLNGCKCLESLPENLGNMEGLEELYLSEIAITELPSSIVLLGNLKVLSLRGCKGLSSTSSSSNKLISFPLMKKRRVDSTGMLERSLSNLWSLTELNLSYCNLQAIPDGLGCLSSLTDLDLRGNYFVYLPESTTQLSNMKTLLLCGCTHLRSLPELPLNIEAIDADGCTSLEILPLKPKDGPCLILCLLNCVKLINDEDYGDMLLTKLRHHIQFKEDEPNYDIMIPGREISKWFSHQSVGTSVSLQVPSDKLKGVVVCALFVLRQHHPLHELPSDNGYIFTHGLRWYLKANGYESPSIPSFQFSEQFGKIESYHLYLHYYPYKSFSQKLKENWSQVDANGLGQIEIGFETDGPGLEVTKCGARWVYEQDIEDLNQTMRGCSSGSSCSITPYEDDLEGSAKGTKTE comes from the exons atGGCTCTTCttccatcatcttcttcttcttcttcttcttcttccaaagGAGGGAAATACGATGTATTTCTTAGTTTCAGAGGCGAGGACACCCGCAAAAGATTTACAGATCATCTATATACAGCTTTGAAACAAAAAGGCATATCCACTTTCAAGGACGATGAAAAACTTAAGCAAGGAACATCAATTGCCCCAGAACTCTtgaaagcaatagaagaatcAAGGTTTGCtgttattattttatcaagAGACTACGCTTCTTCAAAGTGGTGCTTGATTGAACTAACAAAGATCATTGAGTGCATGGAAAAGACTGGATTGGTAGTTCTACCTGTCTTTCACTATGTAGATCCTAGTGATGTGCGGAATCATAGGGGGACTTTTGCTGAAGCCTTTGATAGACATGAAGAGAGTTTCAAGGATAACATGGGAAATGTAGAGACGTGGAAAGCTGCTCTAACAAAAGTTGCCAATCTTTCTGGATGGGATTTAAAGGATAA GTATGAGTCAGAAGTTATCCAAGAAATCATTGGAAGGATATGCACTGAGTTAGATCATAAATTCTCAGGTGTTTATGAGGCCCTTGTTGGAATGGACTCACGTGTGGAGGAAATGTTGGGTTCATACTTAGGTGAAGGGTTGGGTGATGTTCGCTTTGTTGGGATATGCGGAATGGGTGGAATGGGCAAAACAACTCTTGCACgagaaatttataaaagaatttcAAGAAAGTTTGAAGCTAGTAGCTTTATTGCAAATGTtagagaaaaaactaaaaatcaaggcctagtttttttacaaaaacaactTCTTTCTAAGATCCTCATGGAAAGGGAAATAAATATATGGGATGTTTATGAGGGAATCGATGTTATAAGGTGTAGATTACGTAATAAAAAGGTTTTtattgttcttgatgatgtggatgaagaaaaacaatttgaagCATTAGCAGGGAAACATGATTGGTTTGGTGCGGGGAGTAGAATCATTGTAACAAGCAGAGATCACCATTTATTGATAAGATGGGGTgtgaatgatatatatatagccaaggAGTTGAGTTACAATGATGCTTTGAAGCTTTTTAGTTTGAAAGCTTTTCATAAACCTCATCCTGAAGAGAATTATGTAGATTTGTCTAAGGACTTTGTGAACTATGCTCAAGGCCTTCCTTTAGCTCTTAAAGTTTTAGGTTCTTCGTTGTTTGCTAAAAGAACGAATGAATGGAAAAGTGCCCtagataaactaaaagaagaacctgATAGAGACATCTTGGATATACTTCAAATAAGTTTTAATGGGCTTACAGATTCGCAAAAAGGATTGTTTCtagatattgcatgttttttcaaaggagaaaaaaaggaTTGCATAAGTGATATACTGGAAAGTTTTGGTTATTATCCAGACTACAATATTGGTGTTCTTAAGGACAAATCTCTCATAACCATTGGTAACTACGGAATTTTGTGGATGCATGATTTGCTGCAAGATATGGGTCAAAAAATCGTTCGTCGCAAATCCAAAGAGCCTGGTGAACATAGTAGGTTGTGGATTTATGAGGATGTCATTCATGTATTGAAAAATAATACT ggAACCGAGGCAATTGAAGGCATAATGCTAGGAGATCCTATTCAAAAAATGGAACACTTGCATGCTGAAGCCTTCTCAAAGatgaaaaatttgagatttctcAAAATTGGTAATGAGAAATTTCCACAAGACTTCATAAATGGTACTATGCAACTTCCAAAAAGTCTTAATTATCTTTCTGGCAAGTTACGCATTATGGAATGGCATGGATATCCTTTTAAATCCATGCCAACTAGGTTTGAACCAAACAAACTTGTTGAACTTAGAATGCGCTGCAGCCGCATCAAACACCTATGGAAAGGAATTATG AATTTAGATGAGTTAAGACTCATTGACCTAAGTGACTCCCAAAACTTGATTGAGATGCCGAACCTTAGTAGAGCCACAAAGCTTAAGCAGTTGATTCTTCAACGTTGTATAAGACTATCTAAGATTCATGCATCTATTGGAAATCTCAAATGTCTTATTCGATTGGATCTGAATGGTTGCAAGTGCCTTGAGAGCCTTCCAGAGAATTTGGGGAATATGGAAGGTCTTGAGGAGCTATATTTGAGTGAAATCGCTATAACAGAATTACCTTCTTCGATTGTTCTCTTGGGAAATCTCAAAGTACTATCTCTTCGTGGATGTAAAGGCTTATCAtctacatcatcatcatcaaataaaCTCATCAGTTTTCCTTTaatgaagaaaagaagagtAGACTCCACGGGCATGTTAGAGCGTTCTCTTTCTAATTTATG GTCTTTGACCGAATTGAATCTAAGTTATTGCAATCTTCAAGCAATCCCTGATGGTCTTGGTTGTTTGTCCTCTTTAACAGATTTAGatcttaggggaaattattttgtttacctTCCTGAGAGTACCACTCAACTATCTAATATGAAGACTCTTCTTCTGTGTGGTTGCACACATCTTCGATCTTTGCCAGAGCTTCCATTAAATATTGAGGCTATTGATGCAGATGGTTGTACCTCATTGGAAATATTACCATTAAAACCTAAAGATGGTCCTTGTCTGATACTCTGTCTTCTCAATTGTGTTAAATTGATTAACGATGAAGACTACGGTGACATGTTATTAACAAAGCTAAGACATCACATTCAATTtaag GAAGATGAACCCAATTATGATATTATGATTCCTGGAAGAGAAATTTCGAAATGGTTTAGCCATCAAAGTGTGGGGACTTCAGTGAGTTTGCAAGTGCCTTCAGATAAATTGAAAGGAGTTGTTGTGTGTGCACTTTTTGTACTCCGCCAACATCATCCACTTCACGAACTTCCTTCAGATAATGGTTATATATTTACGCATGGGCTTCGGTGGTACTTGAAAGCCAACGGATATGAAAGCCCCTCGATACCTAGCTTTCAATTTTCAGAACAATTTGGTAAGATTGAATCGTATCATCTTTACCTGCATTACTATCCCTATAAATCATTCAGTcagaaattgaaagaaaattggAGTCAAGTAGATGCTAATGGATTGGGTCAAATTGAGATTGGATTTGAAACCGATGGTCCAGGATTAGAGGTTACAAAATGCGGGGCCCGTTGGGTATACGAGCAAGACATTGAAGATCTGAACCAAACCATGCGTGGGTGCAGCAGCGGCAGCAGCTGTAGCATCACTCCTTATGAGGATGATTTGGAAGGTTCAGCAAAAGGTACCAAAACTGAGTGA